The following are from one region of the Terriglobales bacterium genome:
- a CDS encoding aldo/keto reductase — translation MKRREFMKGIAMTGIASSFDPVLNASTGSIPRRTLGHTGEKVSIVGLGGYHIGSQKDENESIRIIRTALDEGINFLDNCWDYNEGQSEIRMGKALGDGYRQKAFLMTKIDGRDAKSAANQIDESLRRLQTDRIDLLQFHEIIRMNDPERIFASGGGMEAAVKAKQAGKIRYIGFTGHKSPEIHRHMLELADQNKFLFDSVQMPLNVMDAHYHSFEKIVLPILVKKNIGVLGMKPMGDKIILRSKAVTPVECLHYAMSLPTSVVVTGCDSIDILQQALKAARDFKPLDEGQRTALLAKTAAPAKNGEYEQYKTTTNFDGTVHNPQWLG, via the coding sequence ATGAAGCGTCGCGAGTTCATGAAGGGAATCGCCATGACCGGAATCGCCTCTTCTTTCGACCCAGTTCTCAATGCATCGACAGGTTCGATTCCGAGACGGACGCTCGGCCATACTGGAGAGAAGGTCTCAATCGTGGGACTCGGTGGGTACCATATTGGGAGCCAGAAGGATGAAAACGAGAGCATCCGCATCATCCGAACCGCGCTAGATGAAGGAATCAACTTCCTCGACAACTGCTGGGACTACAACGAGGGACAAAGCGAGATCCGCATGGGTAAAGCTCTGGGCGATGGCTATCGGCAGAAGGCTTTCCTCATGACGAAAATCGATGGTCGAGATGCGAAGTCCGCCGCCAATCAGATCGACGAATCACTGCGTCGCCTTCAGACCGACCGCATCGACCTGCTGCAGTTTCACGAAATCATTCGCATGAACGATCCAGAGCGCATCTTCGCCTCTGGCGGCGGCATGGAGGCGGCCGTGAAAGCGAAGCAGGCGGGCAAGATCCGTTACATCGGATTTACCGGACACAAGAGCCCTGAGATTCATCGTCACATGCTCGAACTGGCAGATCAGAACAAGTTCCTGTTCGATAGTGTGCAGATGCCGCTCAACGTAATGGACGCGCATTACCACAGCTTCGAGAAAATCGTTCTTCCCATATTGGTCAAGAAGAACATCGGTGTATTGGGAATGAAGCCGATGGGAGACAAGATCATTCTCCGCAGCAAAGCGGTCACGCCGGTTGAGTGTCTGCACTACGCGATGAGCCTGCCTACCAGCGTCGTGGTCACAGGGTGCGATTCGATCGATATACTTCAACAGGCGCTGAAGGCTGCACGGGACTTTAAGCCTTTGGATGAAGGGCAGCGCACAGCGCTGTTGGCTAAAACGGCCGCTCCGGCGAAGAATGGTGAGTACGAGCAGTACAAAACCACCACGAACTTCGACGGCACGGTTCACAATCCGCAATGGTTAGGTTGA
- the larE gene encoding ATP-dependent sacrificial sulfur transferase LarE yields the protein MSALGARSLTIDLDQKEQALRARLASLGSVLVAYSGGTDSAFLAWAAHEVLGERMLAVLADSPSLPRRELKLAIEFAEHWHIPLKVIATQEMDRPEYTRNDAARCFHCKDELFTVMERERDQLDFDYIAYGKNLDDEGDFRPGQRAAALHRVLSPLADAGLSKVDIRTLSERAGLQVWNKPASACLSSRIEYGRPVTREALAAIEAGEDALRELGFKQARVRHHGDIVRIEIARDELDRAFSPEMAARLVPIFKKLGFKYVTLDCEGYRSGSMNAVLPIEQIGLAK from the coding sequence ATGTCCGCACTCGGAGCACGCTCGCTCACTATCGACCTTGATCAGAAAGAGCAAGCTTTACGCGCTCGACTTGCGTCGTTGGGAAGCGTGCTGGTCGCTTATTCCGGCGGAACGGATTCCGCATTCCTGGCGTGGGCCGCTCACGAAGTGCTTGGAGAGCGCATGCTGGCTGTATTGGCAGATTCTCCCAGTCTTCCCCGCCGCGAGTTGAAACTGGCCATTGAATTCGCAGAGCACTGGCATATTCCGCTGAAGGTGATTGCGACTCAAGAGATGGACCGACCAGAGTACACGCGCAACGACGCGGCTCGCTGCTTCCACTGTAAAGACGAACTGTTCACCGTTATGGAGAGAGAACGCGATCAGTTGGATTTTGACTACATCGCGTATGGTAAGAACCTCGACGACGAGGGAGATTTTCGTCCGGGACAACGCGCTGCTGCGCTGCACCGCGTCCTGAGTCCTCTGGCAGATGCAGGGCTCAGCAAGGTCGACATTCGCACTTTATCTGAGCGTGCTGGTCTGCAGGTGTGGAACAAGCCTGCCTCTGCTTGTCTGTCATCACGCATTGAATATGGACGTCCGGTTACTCGCGAGGCCCTGGCGGCGATCGAAGCCGGAGAGGATGCGCTTAGAGAGCTGGGATTCAAACAGGCTCGCGTACGCCACCATGGAGACATTGTGCGCATCGAGATCGCGCGCGATGAGCTCGACCGCGCATTCAGTCCCGAAATGGCAGCGCGACTCGTGCCGATATTCAAAAAGCTCGGATTCAAATATGTGACCCTGGATTGCGAAGGATATCGGTCCGGCTCGATGAATGCTGTGCTACCGATTGAGCAGATCGGGCTGGCGAAGTGA
- the larC gene encoding nickel pincer cofactor biosynthesis protein LarC gives MSLQTGIGSCNQVKGMRVAYLECFSGISGDMMLGALLHGGVKPELLQQTVAALNVNAELRISRVDRSGISATKVDVLVNGKLADQPQRSREHAHGHSHDDSRAHPHAHEHQAPNDVSTGDGHSHSHSHAHEHQHGRSLSEIREIIRHADIPHTARATAIRAFELLGEAEAGIHNVPLESIHFHEVGAVDAIVDIVCASVGCHSLGVDRFVCSPLNLGGGSVTCAHGEFPVPAPATLALLKGAPVYSSGVNVELVTPTGAALLRALDCSFSAFPAMNIQSIGYGAGSRDLDGSPNVLRISVGELLETGMLDHDHSHQEVTVLETTIDDLSPQVMGYVTERLLAEGAFDVFVTPAQMKKNRPGSLLTVLCDETTAPTMREILFRETSTIGIRTRRERRDCLERAMIRAATQWGEVRVKESRLNGTVTNFAPEYEDCRRIAEANSIPLKQVQQEAIGSYLAKRQSSSSLSDNTRKPLSTKSHVA, from the coding sequence TTGTCGCTTCAAACTGGGATTGGATCGTGTAACCAGGTAAAAGGCATGCGCGTTGCTTATCTAGAGTGCTTCTCGGGAATTAGTGGGGACATGATGCTGGGCGCCCTGCTTCACGGGGGCGTCAAGCCGGAGCTTTTGCAGCAGACGGTAGCCGCACTGAATGTCAACGCCGAGCTTCGCATCAGCCGCGTCGATCGCAGTGGCATTTCTGCGACGAAAGTCGATGTGCTGGTGAACGGAAAGCTCGCGGATCAGCCTCAACGCTCCCGTGAGCATGCGCACGGTCACAGTCACGATGATTCGCGCGCTCACCCACACGCTCACGAACACCAGGCTCCGAACGACGTTTCAACAGGAGATGGCCACTCCCATTCGCACTCACACGCGCACGAACATCAGCACGGAAGATCACTTTCGGAAATCCGAGAAATCATTCGGCATGCGGATATTCCGCATACCGCGCGCGCAACGGCAATCCGCGCTTTCGAACTTCTCGGCGAAGCTGAGGCGGGAATTCACAATGTTCCGCTCGAGTCGATTCACTTCCACGAGGTCGGAGCAGTCGATGCCATCGTGGACATCGTCTGCGCGTCAGTCGGATGTCACTCACTTGGCGTGGATCGATTCGTTTGCTCTCCGCTGAATCTTGGTGGCGGTAGCGTAACGTGTGCGCACGGCGAGTTTCCCGTTCCAGCTCCTGCGACTCTCGCTCTGTTAAAAGGAGCGCCGGTTTACTCGTCGGGAGTCAATGTGGAGCTGGTGACGCCCACCGGCGCGGCTCTTCTTCGCGCGCTCGACTGCTCCTTCTCTGCGTTTCCGGCAATGAATATTCAATCGATCGGGTATGGTGCGGGCTCGCGGGATCTTGATGGCTCGCCGAACGTCCTCCGAATCTCAGTCGGTGAACTGCTCGAAACGGGAATGCTTGATCACGATCACTCGCACCAAGAAGTCACAGTTCTGGAAACGACAATCGATGATCTCAGTCCGCAGGTGATGGGGTACGTCACTGAACGCTTGCTGGCGGAAGGAGCGTTTGATGTATTCGTCACGCCTGCGCAGATGAAGAAGAATCGTCCCGGATCGCTGCTCACGGTCTTGTGCGATGAAACGACGGCGCCAACAATGCGCGAGATTCTTTTCCGTGAGACCAGCACCATCGGAATTCGCACGCGGCGCGAACGCCGCGACTGCCTTGAACGTGCGATGATCCGTGCAGCCACACAATGGGGTGAAGTTCGGGTAAAAGAGTCTCGCTTGAACGGGACGGTCACGAACTTCGCTCCCGAGTATGAAGATTG